The Flavobacterium johnsoniae UW101 genomic interval ATATTTTTAGTATTAATAAAAAATTGTTAAAAAAAACCAATAATAATCGTAATTTTTACAACAATATTAACTATTTCGTAATTAGTTTTATTAAATTAAAATCAATGTTTATTTACAAAATCAACAACAATACTATGCATACATATAAAATTTCATAATATTTTTGAAGAATCAATAAAAATACATGTTCTAGAAAAAAAATTTGACAATAAAAAAAAGCGAGACCTAAATCTCGCTTTTTTAACACTAATGATATTTTAAAATCTATTCTACTGTAACTGATTTTGCTAAGTTACGCGGCTGATCTACATTACAACCTCTCATAACTGCAATATAGTATGACAGCAATTGTAACGGAATTGTAGTAATAAGTGGAGACAATGCATCTGAAGTTTCTGGAATTTCAATTACATAATCTGCCAATTCACGAACCTGAATATCTCCTTTAGTAACAACAGCGATAATTTTACCGCTTCGTGATTTAATTTCCTGAATGTTACTTACAATTTTATCATAATGACCTTGTTTTGGTGCAATTACAATAACTGGCATTTGCTCATCAATTAAAGCAATTGGTCCGTGCTTCATTTCTGCAGCAGGATAACCTTCAGCATGAATATAAGAAATCTCTTTAAGCTTTAATGCTCCTTCTAACGCTACCGGAAAGTTATATCCTCTACCTAAATAAAGACAGTTAGGCGCATCTTTAAATTTAGCCGCAATTTCTTTTGCTCTGTCGTTAGTCTCTAAAGCCTCTAATACTTTTTCAGGAATTAATTCTAATTCTTGTAAATAAGCATGGAAATCAGGGCTTGACAAAGTTCCTTTTGCTTTTCCTAATCTCAAAGCAATCATCGTTAAAACCGTGATTTGAGTAGTAAATGCTTTTGTAGAAGCTACTCCAATCTCTGGTCCAGCGTGTGTATAAGCACCTGCATGACTTTCTCTTGAAATAGACGAACCTACAACATTACAAACTCCAAATACAAAAGCACCGTTTTCTTTAGCTAATTTAATAGCTGCCATAGTATCTGCCGTTTCTCCAGATTGAGAAATTGCAATTACCACATCATCTTTATTAATGATGGGATTTCTGTATCTAAACTCAGACGCATATTCTACTTCAACAGGAATACGTGTAAACTCTTCGAAGATATACTCAGCAACTAGACCAGCATGCCATGAAGTTCCACAAGCAACAATCAAAATACGTTTTGCGTTTAAGAATTTTTCAAGATTATCTTCCACACCAGCCATCTGAACAATTCCTTCATTTGGATGAAGTCTTCCTCTGTATGTATCTTTAATAACACTTGGCTGCTCGTAAATTTCTTTTAGCATGAAATGATCATAACCTCCTTTTTCAATCTGTTCCAAATTCAATTGAAGTTCCTGAATATAAGGATCAACTAAAGAGTCATCTTTAATTTTTCTAATTTTAAGAGGTTTGTGCAATCTAATGTTTGCCATTTCACCATCTTCTAAATATACTGCATTCGAAGTATATTCAATAAACGGAGATGCATCAGAAGCAATGAAGTATTCACCTTCACCCACTCCAATTGCCAACGGACTTCCTAATCGTGCCGCAACAATTTCATTTGGATTTTTTTTATCAAAAACAGCAATTGCATACGCTCCTAAAACCTGATTTAAAGCAATCTGAACAGCTTTACCAAGTTTTATGTTTTCTTTTTTCTGAACTTCTTCAATCAGGTTTACCAAAACCTCAGTATCTGTATCAGATTTAAAAGTGTAACCGCGTTTAATTAACTCTTCTTTCAGCGGTGCATAATTTTCTATAATTCCGTTGTGAATAATCACCAAGTCTCCAGAATTTGAAAGATGTGGATGGGAGTTCACATCATTTGGCACTCCGTGGGTTGCCCAGCGGGTATGTCCAATTCCAATATTTCCGTTTATGGTAAATCCTTCTTGTGCTTTAGCTTCAAGATCTAAAACTTTTCCTTTCGTTTTACAAACTTTTATGCCCGATTCGTCATCGTATAACATAACGCCGGCACTATCATACCCTCTGTACTCAAGACGCTTTAATCCTTTTATTACAATAGGATAAGCCTCTCGGTGACCGATATATCCAACAATTCCACACATATATATTTATTAATTTGGTTTCGTGTAGTAAACCTCAAGCCTTAATCTTTTATCATCTGGAACAGAAGCTTTTCCGCCATACAAAATTGTACCCAGCGGATTCATGATTGATGCTCTCGGTACTTGCGAAAAGTACTCGTTTGGCTGAAGTACAATTCTATTTTCCAGAAAATTAGAAGTCGTAATACCAATACTTTCTGTAACAACCAATCCTAAATTAACATTTTTGGCTGTTTTATCTTTTATTAGATTTCTAATATATTCTGTAATTCTTATTTTATACGTTTTACCTCTCTTGTTATCTCCAAGATTAATCAATCCTCCAAAAACATATTTAGCCCCTTTAGTATCACCCACCGTTAAACTAGTAGTTTGATCTGCATAATAATCGGCTAAAGGCACATTATTAGTTAAATCGTATAAATAAACTCTTTTAGGCTCATCAGCTCCTGTCATCAAATCAGAGTCAATATTAAAAATCAGGTTAGCCTCGTTAACTTTCCAGTTTTTAGCTCTGATATCATCAAGTTTAGAAGCAAAATCATTAAGCTTAATAACTGCTGCAGATCCCTGACCTCCTTTTATATACAACCTTTCATCGCCTTCTGTTTTATTTACATTTGATGAACTTATAGCACCTGAATAACCGGCACTTTTAGCATCTTGCAGTAAATTTGCAGTACCTCCTGAACTTGTTGGATTTACCAAATTAATTACTATTGTTCTTTCTTCTGTAGTTTCAGGAGCATCAGTTGTAATATCGGTTTTTGCTTTGTAAGTAATTGTAATTTTTCCTTTCGAAAAATCCATCAAAGCCATATTACTTGGACTGCCATCAGCTTTTTCAACTTTAAAATACAATCCTCTAAAGTATTCCTGAAAAACATCAGTACTCGCTATTTTAGACGCAGGTGCTTTTAAAATTTTGTCTTGAAAAAAAGCGCTATTTAAATTTAAACGCATTTCTGGAGCTGTATAAGTAGTAGTTTCTTTATCGTTACTATCTTTAGTTACGGTTTTATATTCTTCAGAACTAAAAAAGAACTGGTCATTTTGAAACGGCTTAGTTAAATCATCATTTAAACGTGTTCCAACTTTAGCCTGATCAAAAGTAGAATTTTGCGAAGTATAATAATACTGAGGCAGTTCTGTACCATTACTTGGGAAAGAACTTCTCATTTGATACCCTGACTCATAAACACTTAACTTTAACTTTCCGTTTGCAGGACCGTAAATAGAATCCAATTCATAAGTATGGCTTCCATCTGTATTATTTGCCGTTACGTGGCTGAAATAAGGAATACTTAATACCGCACTTTCTATAACAGGATCTTCTCCAATACTTGGTGCATAAGCTACAAGCGCAACTTGTGTTACATAGTTAGCTGTTGTTTCTCCAAAAACAGGATTACTATAAATACCTAAAGCACTTGTTGGCAACACATTTGACTGCACTGAAGTAACTTCTTGATTATAAGACAAAACATCATATTTTTCAGACTCAAGTCCAAAATGATCATCACCAATTAAATCACCGCCAATCGCATTAAAATCTTTATCGCATGAATAGAGAAAAACAGCAGTTGCTGCTAATAGAATTTTCTTAATAAAAGAAGTATTGTACATATTAAATAATCAAAATTAAATTTTAAAGACCAAACGTTCTGTAGAAATTTGTATACGCTTCAGCGAATGCATCTTTCGTGGCGAAAGGTAAAAAAGGTTTTCCTGAAGATTCTATAAATTTTGTTAAACTTGGAGAAACATTTGGCGATGCTATAACAACACCATCTGAATGCAATATGCTGGCTTTTAAAATATTTTCGTAGTTCGGAGTTTCAAGATCAGAAATTGACTCGTGCGGAACACCATCAAATTTAACCTTATTTATCATCTCCATGTCTAAATTTTCATCAAAAGACTGACCGTAAACCGAAGTGATAATTTTAGTATCATTAAACAAAGCTTCATTTTTATAATAATGCTTCATATAAATTGGCAGCATTGCAGCAAGCCATCCATGAACGTGAATAATATCCGGAACCCAGTTTAATTTTTTTACGGTTTCAACAACTCCCTTTGCAAAAAATATAGCGCGTTCATCGTTATCCGGATACAAAGCACCTTCTTCATCTGCAAAAGTTGCCTTGCGTTTAAAATACTCATCGTTGTCAATAAAATAAACCTGAATTCTTTCTTTTGGGATTGAAGCAACTTTGATAATCAATGGCATATCTAAATCATTCACTACCAAATTCATCCCTGAAAGTCTGATCACTTCATGTAATTGATGTCTTCTTTCATTGATATTCCCATATCTTGGCATGAAAATTCTTATCTGACCTCCTTGATCATTAATCATTTTAGGAACGTCGTAAGACATTAAAGAAACCTCATTTTCAGCCAGATACGGCACGACTTCAGATGATACGTATAATATCCTCTTATCTTTCATAATAGTATTTTACTTAATTTTTGGTAATAAAAACGTCGCAAAATTACAAAATTTTATGCAGTTTATAACTAATATATTATGTTTGCACTAAATTTTAATAATACCGCCATGCATATTTTCTACGGTAAAGTAGCTCTGATAGCCTATTTAAAAACTATCAAAACCGCAAATTCAACTATCGGATTTGTACCCACTATGGGAGCTTTACACCAAGGGCATCTGGCTTTAATGCAGCGTTCACTAAAAGAAAATGACGACACTGTTGTAAGTATTTTTGTCAATCCAACTCAGTTTAATAACCCTGAAGATCTTGAAAAATATCCTCGAACTCTTGAAGAAGACGTAAAGAAAATGAGAGGATTAAGTGACAAAATAATTTTATACGCTCCTTCTGTTGAAGATATTTATGAAGGACAGACCGTTTCTCAATCATTTGACTTTGATGGATTAGAAAATCAGATGGAAGGAAAATTCCGTCCAGGACATTTTAACGGAGTTGGAACTATTGTAAAACGCTTATTCGAAATTGTTACTCCAACCAATGCTTATTTTGGCGAAAAAGATTTTCAGCAGCTTCAAATTGTTAAAAAATTAGTCGAAAAAAATAATTTACCAGTCAACATTGTAGGCTGTCCTATTTTTAGAGAAGACAATCTTTTAGCCATGAGTTCTCGTAATGAACGTTTGACTCCAGAAGAAAGAAAAGAAGCTGCGATTATTTACAAAACTTTGACCGAAGCCAAGGAAATATTCCAAAATAGCACGCCTGCCGAAACAATTCAGTTTGTAGAAGATGCTTTTAAAGACAATAAAAGATTTGAGCTGGAATATTTCGTAATTGCTGACGAATCTACATTATTATCCATCGATCATAAAATTAAAGACAAAAAGTACCGTGCGTTTATAGCGGTATTTGTTAATTCTATAAGACTGATTGACACCATTTCATTAAATTAAATTACCTTTGCTGCATGCAAATTCAAGTTATAAAATCAAAAATTCATCGAGTAAAAGTTACTGGAGCTGATTTAAATTATATTGGCAGTATTACTATTGATGAAACTTTACTGGAAGCCTCAAACATTATTGAAGGCGAAAAAGTATCTATTGTTAACATTAATAATGGAGAACGTTTTGAAACTTACGCCATAAAAGGAGAAAAAAATTCAGGCGAAATTACACTGAACGGCCCAGCTGCCAGAAAGGTTCAAAAAGACGACATTATTATTATCATTTCGTATGCAACCCTTGATTTTGAAGAAGCTAAAACCTTCAAACCATGGATCATTTTCCCAAATGAAAACGATAATTCGTTAACCTAGATTTCACCCTAAACATTTTTAGATTACCAGCTTTGTCAAAACTATTTTGCACAAACAAATATTCTTTTGCTTTAATCGAAATATATTTGCGTAAGAATTCATTGCTTTTTTAAAACTCCCAATATCAAAAAAGCAAATAAAGTATTATATTGCCCTCTATTTCCAATACTTTTTAATTCACTGAAATGCCACAAATCATGAAAAAAGTTTACCTGCTGATTGCCTTAATTTCTGCTTCTGTTTTTGCTCAGAAAAAATTTGACAACATTAAATCTGAAAAACTAGGAGAAGAAAGAAGAATTACCATTGGGCTTCCTGCTTCTTATGAAGCAAAACCAGACAAAAAATATCCCGTTTTATATTTATTAGATGGAGATTATTTATTTGATCCGTTTTCTGGAGCCGTAAGTTATGGTTCTTATTGGGATGATATTCCGGAAATGATCATCATAGGAATTCATCAAAATAAAGATGAAGAACGTTATGACGACACAACAATAGATCAAAATACAGGTTTACCATTCGAAAAAGGAGCAAAATTTTTCGAATTTATAGGAGCTGAATTAGTGCCATATATTGAAAAAAAATATCGCACATCGCCTTTCAGAATAATTGCAGGCCACGATGTAACAGCAAGTTTTGCTAATTTTTATTTATACAAAGAAAACCCGCTTTTTAGTGCATACATCTGTTTTAGCCCGGAACTTGCTCCAAAAATGGAAGTTAGAATAGCTGAAAAATTTGCCAAAATACAAAAACCAATTTTCTATTATCTTTCTGCCGGCGAAGGAGACATCAAAAAAATCAAAGAGCCGATAGAAAAATTAGACAGCAATATTAAAATCGCAAATAATTCGTTAGTGAATTATAAATATGATGTATTCAAAGGCGCAACGCATTATACAGAAGTTTTACATTCAATTCCAAACGCATTATATCAGATATTTGAAGCTTACAGACCTATAAACTCAGCCGAATACAACAATAAAATTGCAGTTCTTGAAACGGGTTATGCAGATTATCTGGAAAAAAAATACAATATCATGTCTGAAATCTTAGGAGTTCAGATTCCTGTTAGAATGAGTGATTTTAAAGTAATTGAAAACATTATTTTAAAGAAAAATGCTTACGACGAATTAGGAAAGATGGCCGAAATTGGAAACGTAAATTATCCAAAAGCCATGTTAGGCGAATATGAATTAGGATTGATGTACGAAAAAATGGGCGATCCAAAACATGCATCTAAAAAATACCAGAATGCTTCTCAAATGGAGCCAATTGGAGATTTAAACAAAGATTTGATGTATGAGAAAATCGACGAAATGAATACGCTTGCTAAAAAAAGTAAATAATGTCAAAAGTTAAAACTTCCTTTTTTTGCCAAAATTGCGGCACCCAATATTCTAAATGGCAGGGGCAGTGCAACGCGTGCAAGGAATGGAATACAATTGCTGAAGAAATAATCCAGAAACAAGAAAAAGTCGCCTGGAAAAGCGAGCCGACTTCATCAAGTAAAGCACCAAGACCTTTAAAAATAACTGAAATTGATTCGGCGCAGGAAATTCGTATGGATACTACCGACGGCGAATTGAATCGTGTTTTGGGAGGCGGAATTGTTCCGGGATCTTTAACACTTTTAGGCGGCGAACCAGGAATTGGAAAAAGTACACTTTTACTTCAAATCTCATTAAAATTACCTTATAAAACCTTATATGTTTCTGGCGAAGAAAGCCAGAAACAAATAAAAATGCGTGCCGAAAGAATAACGCCAAACAGCGATAACTGCTATATTTTAACGGAAACCAAAACGCAAAACATTTTTAAACAAATTGAAGCCATTCAGCCTGAAATTGTAATCATCGATTCGATTCAGACTTTACATACAGATTATATTGAATCTACTGCCGGCAGTATTTCTCAAATTAGAGAAACCACTGCCGAATTGATCAAATTTGCTAAAGAAACCAATATTCCGGTTATTTTAATTGGTCATATTACTAAAGACGGAAATATCGCCGGACCAAAAATTCTGGAACACATGGTTGACACCGTTCTTCAGTTTGAAGGCGACAGAAACCATATTTATCGAATTCTGCGTTCGCTGAAAAATCGCTTTGGTTCAACCTCTGAACTGGGAATTTACGAAATGCTTGGAAGCGGTTTGCGAGAAGTCAGCAATCCGTCAGAAATATTAATTTCACACAAAGACGAAGAATTATCAGGAACTGCAATTGCCACAACTCTTGAGGGAATGCGCCCGCTGATGATCGAAATTCAGTCTTTGGTAAGTACCGCTGTTTATGGAACTCCTCAAAGAAGCACAACAGGTTACAATGCCAAACGTCTAAACATGATTTTGGCTGTTTTAGAAAAAAGAGCCGGATTCCGTTTGGGTGCAAAAGACGTTTTCTTAAATGTAACCGGAGGAATTTCTGTAGATGATCCTGCGATTGATCTTGCAGTTGTTGCTGCAATTTTATCATCAAATGAAGATATACCCGTTGGAAAAGGTTTTTGTTTTGCCGGTGAAGTTGGTCTTTCTGGAGAAATTCGTCCTGTAAACCGTGTAGACCAGCGCATTCAGGAAGCCGAAAAATTAGGCTTCGACACGATCTTTGTTTCTAAATACAATAAAATTGCTTTAAAAAATACAGGAATCAAAGTTGAACTTGTAGCAAAAATTGAAGATGTTGCCAGTATCCTTTTTGGTTGATCTCTGATAAAAATACCTCTATGAATTTTCCTAAACAAAAAATATACAAAGCTTTAAAAATACTTGCCGTAGTATTTATATTCCTTTGCATTGGTCTGTACTTTTTTCGCAACTCACTTTTAAAACAGGCAATTGCTAAGGTAACGCACAAAATGGCAGTTACCTACAATAGTGATTTTTCTATCAAAGAAGCTTCATTTGACGGATTATCAACTATTAAACTTACAGATGTTGTTCTCGTTCCTAAAAATGCCGATACATTACTAAAAATCAACAACATTGAAACCAGTGTAAGTCTAAGTAATTTATTAATTGGCGATGTTCAGGTTGGAACTTTAAACATTAATAAAGGTTATGTTCAATTAGTCAAAAAAGGAAAAATCCGCAATTTTGATGCTTTCTTAAAAAGAAATAAAGACGACGAATCTGAAAAAAATGAAAAAAGAAAATACGGTGCCTTTGCTTATCGCATCATTTCTAAACTGCTTAATTTAGTTCCTACGGATATGAATTTGGAAAACTTCCAATTCAAGATTGACGACAACGGCAAGAAAACCAATATAGCCATAAATAAGCTTGTTTTAAACAACAAACAACTAGAAACTAACATTCATGTTGTAAGCAAAGATTTTGACCAGCGATGGAATCTAAAAGGATTTGCAGATCCAAGAAACCAAAAAGCCGATATTCGATTTTTTAATTTAGATACTGGAGCAATTAGAGTTCCATACTTAGATGAAAGATATAACCTAAAAGCAAGTTTTGATTCTATTCGTTTAAATGTTGAAAATATTGACAAAAGCGGCAGTGAACTTCATATCGACGGTTACACTTCGATTGTAAATCTAAAAATTAACCATCCAAAAATTGCAAGCAAGGATGTTGTTATAAAAAATGCCCGATTTGATTATCGCTTTTTGTTAGGTGACAGCTTTATTTCGATCGACAGCACCTCAACAATGCAGTTGAACAAAATAAAAGTCCGCCCTTATGTTTCGTATGATACTGAAAAAGACACTGTTTATACATTAAAAGTTGATATTCCTAAAATGAAAGCGCAGGATTTTATTGTTTCGCTTCCTGACGGATTGTTTACGCATTTTCAGGGAATGCAGGCTACTGGAAATTTTGATTATAAACTCGATTTCAAATTCAACCAAAACAAACCAAATGCACTTGTTTTCGACAGTAAACTCAATAAAGAAGATTTACGAATTACAAAATACGGCGAAGCCGATTTAAATAAACTAAATGGCGAATTTGTCTATCGTGCCATTATTCAAAATGTTTTACAAAGACCAATTTTGGTTGGAAATGCCAATCCAAATTATACTCCTTTAGATCAAATTTCGCCTTATTTGAGAAAATGTGTTCTTACTACAGAAGATCCTTCTTTCTTCTCACATCGTGGTTTTATAAATGAAGCTTTCAAACAATCGATTCTGAAAAATATCAGAACCAAAAAGTTCTCACGCGGTGCCAGCACAATCAGTATGCAGTTGATTAAGAATGTTTTTTTAACTCGTGAAAAAACGCTTTCGCGAAAACTTGAAGAAATATTATTAGTTTATATTTTAGAAAACAACCGAATTGTAAGCAAAGAGAGAATGCTTGAAGTTTATTTCAACATTATTGAATGGGGACCAAATGTTTACGGAATTGGCGAAGCGAGTCATTTTTATTTCCAAAAAAGTCCTTCAGCTTTAAATGTAGACGAATGTTTGTACTTAGCTACAATTATTCCGAAACCAAGAAAATTCATGTATCAGTTTAATGATGAAGGCAATTTGAAAGATTACGCCGTTAAAAACCAAAAGTTCCTGAAAAATTTAATGTTTAAAAGAGGACTTTTAGTTCCCGAAGATACTATTGGACAATTACCGGTTTATATTTCTGGAAATGCACGTTCTCTAATCCGCATAAAAGTGCCAGATTCAACAGCAATAAAAAATGATTCTTTGTCTATGGGCGATGAATTTGATTTGTAATTACAACATAAGCAAAGTTTAACCGCAAGGTTCGCAAAGATTTACGCAAAAGCACACAAAGATCTTTTTTACTTATAAAAGTAAATCTTTGTGTGCTTTTTCTATTATTTTTCTTAATTAAAACATTGCGAACTTTGCGTAAATCTTTGCGAACCTTGCGGTTAAATCCTGTTTTAAGGCGCTGGATCAGGAATAATTGCCTGAACTTTGTTTATTTCTATTATAATTTCTTTAGAAAGTTCAACATCAATAGCTGCAATATTTTCTTTTAATTGTTCCATTGTAGTTGCACCAATGATCGCACTGGTCAAAAATGGCTGCTGCAATACAAATCCCATCGCCAGTTCTGTTAACGTTAAACCATGTTTTTTAGCGATTTCCTGATACAATTTGGTCGCCTGCGTACATTGATCGCTTTTGTAACGTGTATATTGTGGAAACAGATTAACTCTCGCATTTGGATGTGCTTCACCAGTTAAAAATTTACCCGTTAAAACTCCAAATGCTAAAGGTGAATACGCTAATAAACCAACATTTTCATGTTTTGAAACTTCGGCAGAATTT includes:
- the panD gene encoding aspartate 1-decarboxylase; amino-acid sequence: MQIQVIKSKIHRVKVTGADLNYIGSITIDETLLEASNIIEGEKVSIVNINNGERFETYAIKGEKNSGEITLNGPAARKVQKDDIIIIISYATLDFEEAKTFKPWIIFPNENDNSLT
- the glmS gene encoding glutamine--fructose-6-phosphate transaminase (isomerizing); protein product: MCGIVGYIGHREAYPIVIKGLKRLEYRGYDSAGVMLYDDESGIKVCKTKGKVLDLEAKAQEGFTINGNIGIGHTRWATHGVPNDVNSHPHLSNSGDLVIIHNGIIENYAPLKEELIKRGYTFKSDTDTEVLVNLIEEVQKKENIKLGKAVQIALNQVLGAYAIAVFDKKNPNEIVAARLGSPLAIGVGEGEYFIASDASPFIEYTSNAVYLEDGEMANIRLHKPLKIRKIKDDSLVDPYIQELQLNLEQIEKGGYDHFMLKEIYEQPSVIKDTYRGRLHPNEGIVQMAGVEDNLEKFLNAKRILIVACGTSWHAGLVAEYIFEEFTRIPVEVEYASEFRYRNPIINKDDVVIAISQSGETADTMAAIKLAKENGAFVFGVCNVVGSSISRESHAGAYTHAGPEIGVASTKAFTTQITVLTMIALRLGKAKGTLSSPDFHAYLQELELIPEKVLEALETNDRAKEIAAKFKDAPNCLYLGRGYNFPVALEGALKLKEISYIHAEGYPAAEMKHGPIALIDEQMPVIVIAPKQGHYDKIVSNIQEIKSRSGKIIAVVTKGDIQVRELADYVIEIPETSDALSPLITTIPLQLLSYYIAVMRGCNVDQPRNLAKSVTVE
- a CDS encoding DUF4270 domain-containing protein, producing the protein MYNTSFIKKILLAATAVFLYSCDKDFNAIGGDLIGDDHFGLESEKYDVLSYNQEVTSVQSNVLPTSALGIYSNPVFGETTANYVTQVALVAYAPSIGEDPVIESAVLSIPYFSHVTANNTDGSHTYELDSIYGPANGKLKLSVYESGYQMRSSFPSNGTELPQYYYTSQNSTFDQAKVGTRLNDDLTKPFQNDQFFFSSEEYKTVTKDSNDKETTTYTAPEMRLNLNSAFFQDKILKAPASKIASTDVFQEYFRGLYFKVEKADGSPSNMALMDFSKGKITITYKAKTDITTDAPETTEERTIVINLVNPTSSGGTANLLQDAKSAGYSGAISSSNVNKTEGDERLYIKGGQGSAAVIKLNDFASKLDDIRAKNWKVNEANLIFNIDSDLMTGADEPKRVYLYDLTNNVPLADYYADQTTSLTVGDTKGAKYVFGGLINLGDNKRGKTYKIRITEYIRNLIKDKTAKNVNLGLVVTESIGITTSNFLENRIVLQPNEYFSQVPRASIMNPLGTILYGGKASVPDDKRLRLEVYYTKPN
- a CDS encoding transglycosylase domain-containing protein — its product is MNFPKQKIYKALKILAVVFIFLCIGLYFFRNSLLKQAIAKVTHKMAVTYNSDFSIKEASFDGLSTIKLTDVVLVPKNADTLLKINNIETSVSLSNLLIGDVQVGTLNINKGYVQLVKKGKIRNFDAFLKRNKDDESEKNEKRKYGAFAYRIISKLLNLVPTDMNLENFQFKIDDNGKKTNIAINKLVLNNKQLETNIHVVSKDFDQRWNLKGFADPRNQKADIRFFNLDTGAIRVPYLDERYNLKASFDSIRLNVENIDKSGSELHIDGYTSIVNLKINHPKIASKDVVIKNARFDYRFLLGDSFISIDSTSTMQLNKIKVRPYVSYDTEKDTVYTLKVDIPKMKAQDFIVSLPDGLFTHFQGMQATGNFDYKLDFKFNQNKPNALVFDSKLNKEDLRITKYGEADLNKLNGEFVYRAIIQNVLQRPILVGNANPNYTPLDQISPYLRKCVLTTEDPSFFSHRGFINEAFKQSILKNIRTKKFSRGASTISMQLIKNVFLTREKTLSRKLEEILLVYILENNRIVSKERMLEVYFNIIEWGPNVYGIGEASHFYFQKSPSALNVDECLYLATIIPKPRKFMYQFNDEGNLKDYAVKNQKFLKNLMFKRGLLVPEDTIGQLPVYISGNARSLIRIKVPDSTAIKNDSLSMGDEFDL
- the radA gene encoding DNA repair protein RadA, which translates into the protein MSKVKTSFFCQNCGTQYSKWQGQCNACKEWNTIAEEIIQKQEKVAWKSEPTSSSKAPRPLKITEIDSAQEIRMDTTDGELNRVLGGGIVPGSLTLLGGEPGIGKSTLLLQISLKLPYKTLYVSGEESQKQIKMRAERITPNSDNCYILTETKTQNIFKQIEAIQPEIVIIDSIQTLHTDYIESTAGSISQIRETTAELIKFAKETNIPVILIGHITKDGNIAGPKILEHMVDTVLQFEGDRNHIYRILRSLKNRFGSTSELGIYEMLGSGLREVSNPSEILISHKDEELSGTAIATTLEGMRPLMIEIQSLVSTAVYGTPQRSTTGYNAKRLNMILAVLEKRAGFRLGAKDVFLNVTGGISVDDPAIDLAVVAAILSSNEDIPVGKGFCFAGEVGLSGEIRPVNRVDQRIQEAEKLGFDTIFVSKYNKIALKNTGIKVELVAKIEDVASILFG
- a CDS encoding glycogen/starch synthase; the encoded protein is MKDKRILYVSSEVVPYLAENEVSLMSYDVPKMINDQGGQIRIFMPRYGNINERRHQLHEVIRLSGMNLVVNDLDMPLIIKVASIPKERIQVYFIDNDEYFKRKATFADEEGALYPDNDERAIFFAKGVVETVKKLNWVPDIIHVHGWLAAMLPIYMKHYYKNEALFNDTKIITSVYGQSFDENLDMEMINKVKFDGVPHESISDLETPNYENILKASILHSDGVVIASPNVSPSLTKFIESSGKPFLPFATKDAFAEAYTNFYRTFGL
- the panC gene encoding pantoate--beta-alanine ligase, producing MFALNFNNTAMHIFYGKVALIAYLKTIKTANSTIGFVPTMGALHQGHLALMQRSLKENDDTVVSIFVNPTQFNNPEDLEKYPRTLEEDVKKMRGLSDKIILYAPSVEDIYEGQTVSQSFDFDGLENQMEGKFRPGHFNGVGTIVKRLFEIVTPTNAYFGEKDFQQLQIVKKLVEKNNLPVNIVGCPIFREDNLLAMSSRNERLTPEERKEAAIIYKTLTEAKEIFQNSTPAETIQFVEDAFKDNKRFELEYFVIADESTLLSIDHKIKDKKYRAFIAVFVNSIRLIDTISLN
- a CDS encoding alpha/beta hydrolase, giving the protein MKKVYLLIALISASVFAQKKFDNIKSEKLGEERRITIGLPASYEAKPDKKYPVLYLLDGDYLFDPFSGAVSYGSYWDDIPEMIIIGIHQNKDEERYDDTTIDQNTGLPFEKGAKFFEFIGAELVPYIEKKYRTSPFRIIAGHDVTASFANFYLYKENPLFSAYICFSPELAPKMEVRIAEKFAKIQKPIFYYLSAGEGDIKKIKEPIEKLDSNIKIANNSLVNYKYDVFKGATHYTEVLHSIPNALYQIFEAYRPINSAEYNNKIAVLETGYADYLEKKYNIMSEILGVQIPVRMSDFKVIENIILKKNAYDELGKMAEIGNVNYPKAMLGEYELGLMYEKMGDPKHASKKYQNASQMEPIGDLNKDLMYEKIDEMNTLAKKSK